Proteins from one Anaerohalosphaeraceae bacterium genomic window:
- a CDS encoding phenylacetate--CoA ligase: MEIRYWNQRLETLPRHELRQLQLERLREVVGYALQTPFYKKRLPKVGISSPEDIRSLDDLKKIPFTVKDDLRQAFPKGLLAVDMEKVVRIHSSSGTTGIPTVIYYTADDLDRWTDLLARSIVATGAGPSDVFQNMMSYGLFTGGLGMHYGAERVGMAVIPVGGGNTQRQLQIMRDFRTTVLHITPSYLLHIHQRMPEFGLTPADLNLKKAWMGAEPHSENTRLKLQELFGIDIYNSYGLSEMNGPGVAFECVYKNDLHVWEDGYIIEIIDPRTGEPVEDGQEGEVVFTNLIRHALPLLRYRTRDLAFLHPEPCPCGRTSRRMSRITGRTDDMLIINGVNVFPSQIEEVLMSIPEVGTNYQIHLSRHEGLDRLTVKVEIYSKLFTGDLAALEALKNKINEKLRASITINSRIELHEPGSLPAFEGKAKRVVDEREKL, from the coding sequence ATGGAAATTCGATACTGGAATCAGCGGCTGGAGACCTTGCCCCGGCATGAATTGCGTCAGCTCCAGTTGGAACGTTTGAGGGAAGTGGTCGGGTATGCCCTTCAAACGCCGTTTTATAAAAAGCGTCTTCCTAAAGTCGGGATTTCCTCTCCGGAGGATATCCGTTCTCTGGACGACCTGAAGAAAATTCCTTTTACCGTCAAGGATGACCTCCGCCAGGCATTTCCCAAGGGACTTTTGGCTGTCGATATGGAGAAAGTTGTTCGGATTCATTCCTCCAGCGGAACCACAGGCATCCCGACGGTGATTTACTATACAGCGGATGATTTGGACCGCTGGACGGATTTGCTGGCCCGCAGCATTGTGGCCACTGGTGCCGGCCCCTCGGATGTTTTTCAGAATATGATGAGCTACGGTCTCTTTACCGGCGGTCTGGGAATGCATTACGGGGCCGAGCGGGTGGGAATGGCGGTGATTCCGGTCGGCGGCGGCAATACCCAGCGGCAGCTTCAGATTATGCGGGATTTCCGCACGACGGTTCTGCATATTACCCCCAGCTATCTGCTGCACATTCACCAGCGGATGCCGGAGTTCGGTCTGACGCCGGCGGACTTAAATCTAAAAAAGGCCTGGATGGGGGCCGAGCCGCATTCTGAAAATACGCGGCTTAAACTTCAGGAACTTTTCGGCATCGACATTTACAATTCCTACGGCCTGAGTGAAATGAACGGACCCGGCGTGGCTTTTGAGTGTGTCTATAAAAATGATTTGCATGTCTGGGAGGATGGGTACATCATTGAAATTATTGATCCGCGCACAGGCGAACCGGTAGAGGATGGTCAGGAGGGTGAAGTGGTCTTTACCAACCTGATTCGCCATGCCCTTCCTCTTTTGCGGTATCGAACCCGGGATTTGGCGTTTCTGCATCCGGAACCTTGTCCGTGCGGGCGAACTTCCCGACGGATGTCCCGCATTACGGGACGCACCGATGATATGCTCATTATCAATGGTGTGAATGTCTTCCCCTCCCAGATTGAGGAAGTCCTGATGAGCATTCCGGAGGTCGGAACGAATTATCAGATTCACCTGAGCCGTCACGAAGGGCTCGACCGCCTGACGGTCAAGGTGGAAATCTATTCTAAACTGTTTACCGGTGATTTAGCCGCCCTCGAAGCTCTCAAAAATAAAATCAACGAAAAACTGCGTGCTTCGATTACCATCAATTCCCGGATTGAACTGCACGAGCCCGGTTCTCTGCCTGCTTTTGAGGGCAAGGCCAAACGTGTTGTAGATGAACGTGAAAAGCTATAG
- a CDS encoding ACT domain-containing protein → MKIRQISVFLENRKGRLYEVCSLLGQAGINIRALTIAETESFGVLRMVVNKPDEAISLFRKHNITANLTDVVAVEVPDRPGGLAEVLKVLSDGNVNVEYMYAFVEKFSEKALLVFRFDDPGRAHQVLSRAGITVISERELPNL, encoded by the coding sequence ATGAAAATCAGGCAAATCAGTGTGTTTCTGGAAAACCGAAAGGGACGGCTCTATGAGGTCTGTTCTCTGCTGGGACAGGCGGGGATTAATATTCGAGCGTTGACGATTGCGGAAACGGAGTCGTTCGGCGTGCTTCGGATGGTCGTCAACAAACCCGATGAGGCGATCAGTCTGTTTCGAAAACACAATATCACCGCCAATCTGACCGACGTCGTGGCGGTGGAGGTGCCGGACCGGCCCGGCGGATTGGCCGAAGTGCTGAAGGTTCTTTCTGACGGGAATGTCAATGTGGAGTATATGTACGCTTTTGTCGAAAAGTTTTCCGAAAAGGCGCTCCTTGTCTTCCGGTTTGATGACCCGGGCCGTGCGCATCAGGTTCTTTCGCGAGCCGGTATTACGGTTATTTCTGAAAGAGAACTTCCGAATCTGTAA
- a CDS encoding phenylacetate--CoA ligase has product MENGRLFMIWNEKIETMPLEDLKNLQSERLVKLVRYVYDRCPVYRKKFEEAGVSPSDIRSIDDITKLPFTTKLDMRDNYPYGLFSTPREEVVEIHVSSGTTGNPTLVGYTREDIKLWSEVMARALCCAGAKPDDIIQIAYGYGLFTGGLGFHYGALEMGLTIIPTSSGQTKRQLKIMQDFQPRILACTPSYCLYMAEEAKEMGLDPRKGSWRIGIFGAEPWSEAMRKEIEETWNMTATDIYGLSEIIGPGVSQECTYKQGLHLFSDVFYPEIIDPETGKPVPEGQDGELVITTLTKQAIPLIRYRTRDIVSMTTAPCRCGRTSPRTSKIKGRTDDMIVVRGINVFPSQIEHVLLGIEGTHPHYQLVIDRQAHKLDEVEIMVEVDEKIFSDEIKQMRALEQKIKKEIEAVLSIGVKVKLVEPKTIQRSEGKAKRVVDKRVL; this is encoded by the coding sequence ATGGAAAACGGGAGGTTGTTTATGATCTGGAACGAAAAAATCGAGACGATGCCGCTGGAGGACCTAAAAAATCTCCAGTCCGAGCGGCTGGTCAAGCTTGTGCGGTACGTCTATGACCGCTGTCCGGTCTATCGAAAGAAATTTGAGGAGGCCGGCGTAAGCCCTTCTGATATCCGCAGCATTGATGATATTACCAAACTGCCTTTTACCACCAAGCTCGATATGCGGGACAATTATCCTTACGGGCTTTTCTCCACCCCCCGTGAAGAAGTGGTAGAAATTCATGTGTCCAGCGGTACGACAGGCAACCCGACGCTGGTTGGTTACACCCGTGAGGATATCAAACTCTGGTCGGAAGTAATGGCCCGCGCCCTGTGCTGTGCCGGGGCAAAACCGGATGACATCATCCAGATTGCTTACGGCTATGGTTTATTTACCGGCGGACTTGGCTTCCACTACGGCGCCCTTGAAATGGGGTTGACCATTATTCCCACCTCGTCCGGCCAGACTAAGCGGCAGCTGAAGATTATGCAGGATTTCCAGCCCCGCATCCTGGCCTGCACGCCCAGTTATTGCCTCTATATGGCGGAAGAAGCCAAAGAGATGGGACTGGACCCACGGAAGGGCAGCTGGCGCATCGGCATCTTCGGCGCCGAGCCTTGGAGCGAGGCCATGCGCAAAGAAATCGAAGAGACCTGGAATATGACCGCCACGGATATTTACGGCCTGTCGGAAATTATCGGCCCGGGCGTATCACAGGAGTGCACGTATAAGCAGGGGCTGCATCTGTTCTCGGATGTGTTTTATCCGGAGATTATCGACCCCGAAACCGGAAAACCCGTCCCGGAAGGTCAGGACGGCGAGCTGGTCATCACCACCCTTACCAAACAGGCCATTCCGCTGATTCGCTACCGGACCCGCGATATTGTGAGCATGACGACCGCCCCGTGCCGATGCGGACGGACCAGTCCCCGCACCAGCAAAATCAAAGGCCGAACGGACGATATGATTGTCGTGCGGGGCATTAACGTCTTTCCGTCTCAGATTGAGCATGTTCTGCTGGGGATTGAAGGCACCCACCCGCATTATCAGCTGGTCATTGACCGTCAGGCCCATAAGCTTGATGAGGTGGAGATTATGGTGGAGGTGGATGAGAAGATTTTCAGCGATGAAATCAAGCAGATGCGGGCCCTCGAGCAGAAAATCAAAAAGGAGATTGAGGCGGTTTTGTCCATCGGCGTCAAGGTCAAACTGGTTGAACCCAAAACGATTCAGCGCAGTGAAGGCAAGGCCAAACGCGTGGTGGATAAACGAGTTCTTTAA
- a CDS encoding indolepyruvate oxidoreductase subunit beta has product MMKKQEVYNITFGGVGGQGIITASELLGWAALYDGCSVKKSEVHGMSQRGGSVESHVRFGRKVYSPLIGLGQADFLLCFHPDEHPRLKPFLRKGGTDLMPYLEKVQQIADNPRAVNTGLMGVLAAFLPIRPDSWERAMQKVFKPSILEVNRRMFSNAMALVK; this is encoded by the coding sequence ATGATGAAAAAACAGGAGGTCTATAACATCACGTTCGGCGGTGTCGGCGGGCAGGGCATCATTACCGCCTCGGAACTGCTCGGCTGGGCAGCTCTCTATGACGGCTGCAGCGTCAAAAAGTCTGAAGTCCACGGGATGAGCCAGCGGGGCGGCTCTGTTGAGTCTCATGTCCGTTTCGGCCGCAAAGTGTATTCTCCCCTGATAGGACTGGGACAAGCTGACTTTCTGCTGTGTTTCCACCCCGATGAGCATCCGCGGCTTAAACCCTTTCTTCGAAAAGGCGGCACTGACCTGATGCCTTACCTCGAAAAAGTCCAGCAGATTGCCGACAATCCGCGGGCGGTGAATACCGGACTGATGGGGGTTTTAGCGGCCTTTCTGCCGATACGGCCGGACAGTTGGGAGCGGGCGATGCAGAAGGTTTTCAAGCCGTCGATTCTTGAGGTGAATCGGCGGATGTTCAGCAATGCGATGGCACTGGTCAAATAA
- a CDS encoding thiamine pyrophosphate-dependent enzyme, with the protein MARKPALEKAFLSGNEALARGAWQAGLKVACAYPGTPSTEILETLAAFPEVDVQWSVNEKTAYEVAYAAAVGGVRALFACKHVGLNVAMDPLMTSAYTGVNAGFVAVVCDDPQMHSSQNEQDTRWAGIYAKLPILEPSSPSEAIDLIQQAFEISEQYDTPVIVRMTTRISHSKEDVAIGPRKEVPIRSLQRDMRKYVMVPANARIRHEILEKRLVKLKALSERSRLNRIEMNSTSLGFITDSVAYLYLKEVYPDASYLKLGFLYPFCDEKIKKFARSVKRLMVVEELDPFIEEHVKSLGISKVQGRHPSYRLGELDQDLVRSLVAGKPKKVKPRPGRAPRLCAGCPHWSVFSVLKKLDVFVAGDIGCYTLGSLPPTSALHTCLCMGAGVTFNEGLRRAHPEEKIVGLVGDSTFVHAGIPGLINAAYNKSKGVIFILDNSTTAMTGGQPHPATGKTIRREPTKRLDLKAVCQACGADFVDVIDPQGRVKDLEELVQQRLAADALSVIIVQHPCVLLK; encoded by the coding sequence ATGGCCCGTAAACCCGCTTTGGAAAAGGCCTTTCTGTCAGGCAATGAGGCACTGGCCCGCGGTGCCTGGCAGGCAGGGTTGAAAGTTGCCTGTGCCTATCCCGGGACCCCATCCACCGAAATTCTCGAGACTTTGGCGGCTTTTCCGGAGGTGGATGTTCAGTGGTCTGTCAATGAGAAGACGGCGTATGAAGTGGCTTATGCCGCTGCCGTCGGGGGGGTGCGGGCGCTGTTTGCCTGCAAGCATGTCGGACTCAATGTGGCGATGGACCCGCTGATGACCTCGGCCTATACCGGTGTCAACGCCGGCTTTGTGGCGGTTGTCTGTGATGACCCCCAGATGCACTCTTCCCAAAACGAACAGGATACCCGGTGGGCGGGCATTTATGCCAAACTGCCTATCCTTGAGCCCTCCAGTCCATCCGAGGCCATCGATTTGATTCAGCAGGCCTTTGAAATCAGCGAGCAGTATGATACACCGGTCATTGTCCGAATGACCACACGCATTTCCCACAGCAAAGAGGATGTGGCAATCGGTCCCCGAAAAGAAGTTCCGATTCGTTCTCTGCAGCGAGATATGCGCAAGTACGTGATGGTGCCCGCCAATGCCCGTATCCGCCACGAAATCCTCGAAAAGCGCCTTGTGAAGCTCAAGGCCCTCTCGGAACGCTCGCGACTTAACCGGATTGAAATGAACAGCACATCGCTGGGCTTTATTACGGACAGTGTTGCATATCTGTATCTGAAAGAAGTTTATCCGGATGCTTCCTATCTGAAGCTCGGATTTCTTTATCCGTTCTGTGATGAGAAAATCAAAAAGTTTGCCCGAAGCGTTAAGCGGCTGATGGTGGTTGAGGAACTGGACCCGTTTATTGAGGAACATGTCAAATCCCTGGGCATCAGCAAGGTGCAGGGCAGGCACCCGTCTTATCGTCTGGGTGAGCTGGACCAGGATCTTGTCCGCTCTCTCGTCGCCGGCAAGCCCAAAAAAGTCAAGCCGCGTCCCGGCCGGGCGCCTCGCCTGTGTGCGGGCTGTCCCCACTGGTCCGTTTTCTCCGTACTCAAAAAATTAGATGTTTTCGTCGCCGGAGACATCGGCTGTTATACCCTCGGTTCTCTGCCTCCGACGTCTGCTCTGCATACCTGCCTGTGTATGGGAGCTGGTGTGACGTTTAACGAAGGCCTTCGGCGGGCTCATCCGGAGGAAAAGATTGTCGGCCTGGTGGGGGATTCTACCTTTGTCCATGCGGGCATTCCCGGTCTGATTAATGCTGCCTATAACAAGTCCAAAGGGGTCATTTTTATTCTCGACAACTCCACGACGGCGATGACCGGTGGTCAGCCGCATCCGGCTACCGGGAAAACCATCCGAAGGGAGCCGACCAAACGGCTGGATTTGAAAGCCGTCTGCCAGGCCTGCGGAGCGGATTTTGTCGATGTAATCGACCCGCAGGGCAGGGTGAAGGACCTTGAAGAACTGGTTCAGCAGCGTCTGGCGGCCGACGCTCTCAGTGTGATTATCGTCCAGCATCCTTGTGTTTTGTTGAAGTGA